Below is a window of Camelina sativa cultivar DH55 chromosome 11, Cs, whole genome shotgun sequence DNA.
TCCATATCCATCGCAATTGATAGCTCGAATCCATTTTTGAggcatgtctttcttcttcctcctaattTCGTTATTTGTTTCGATTATTTGTGATTTCAAACAGCTTTTGATTTCGATAAGGGTCAGATTTAgttatctgttttgttagggttcgatttatctagatttatttcgttatctgttttttagggttcgattatttacagattttgagAATGTGGAGTTTCGAATCcatctgttttgttagggttcgattatttacagatttgactcaaaaatagcttttggatttgagtaTTTGCGCCTTCATAAActgaacgattttttttttttcccaagtgttggtgaTTGAAATGTTGGGGAACTgaagcttctcatttctctgTACTCACACAACAGGTTAGTATCACTCAACCAatagttaaacattattattacacacGAATATTGGtgattgctatgttttgtcctttgaGTCTGATTCGTATAAATAGTGATTAGATTAGTGAGATTTTACACAGTTAGATATTGGTTTAAGAGCATCTGTATGTGTCTGAAGTAGTGCAGTATTGTCTGAATTGTTGCTTAATGTGAGCTTTGTATAATATGTATctctattttatctataaaggttaaaatttatattataacatataatgttggacaaggcatgggtgCATCTATGCAGGTAAggaattatatttcataattaggttttattttgggtttggatactttaagatgttcttttagttatgatttttttctttaattatccaTTGAAGAGCTGATCCTGGTTATAAAAGTGGAGCTTGGAAATTTGTAAGGGATGTGTCTGCGGCTTTAGGTGACATAGAAATGATAATATGTCCTTGTAAAGACTGTCGTAATGTAGTACGACAGTTAAACAGTGTTGTGGTTGAGCATCTTGTAATAAGAGGGATGGATGAGGCATACAAGGTGCATAgtgattggtatcatcatggagatGTGAAGTCAGTAGATGAATTTCAAAGTAAACCAACTCAGTGGAATGAggaagtttttgagttatataaagcTGCTGAATTTTTTGATCAAGAGTTGGCTTTTAGAGGTGACTTAGCTGACCAACCTGTGGGCGACTTAAGTGAGATTGCAGAGGGTGAGGACCAACAAGAGGATGAGTTCCTTGCAAAGATCCGGGATGCTGAAACCCCACTATACCCTAGCTGTTCAAACCACAGCAAGTTATCGGCTATTGTGACTTTGTTTAGGATTAAGACACATAATGGCTGGTCGGATAAGAGCTTCAATGAACTGCTTCAGACATTGCCAAGCATGTTGCCAGATGGTAATGTCTTTCACACATCATTGTATGAtgtcaagaaatttttaaagagcTTTCATATGGGATATGAAAAGATCGACGCATGTGTTAATGATTGCTGCCTCTTcagaaagaagttaaagaagctTGATAAATGTCCCAAATGTAATGCTTCACGGTGGAAGACTAATAAGCGGACTAATGAGGTAAAGAAAGGTGTCCCACAGAAAGtattaagatattttccaaTTATACCAAGGCTGAAGAGAATGTTCAGATCAGAGGACATGGCTAAGGACTTACGGTGGCATTACACTAACAAGAGCACTGATGGAAAACTTCGACATCCAGTAGATTCTGTTACATGGGCTCAGATGAATGAGAAGTATCCTTCATTTGCAGCTGAAGAAAGGAACATACGGCTTGGGCTGTCCACAGATGGATTTAATCCATTCAACATGAAGAATAGTAATTATAGTAGCTGGCCTGTGCTATTGGTAAACTACAATTTGCCTCCTCACCTTtgtatgaagaaggagaatataATGTTGACATTATTGATTCCTGGTCCACAACAACCAGGTAATAATATTGATGTCTACCTAGAACCTCTTATTGAGGATTTGAATCATCTGTGGAAGAATGGAGAGCTAACGTATGATGCTTTTAGTAAAAGTACATTTACTCTAAAGGCAATGCTTCTCTGGACCATTAGTGATTTTCCTGCGTATGGAAATCTTGCTGGTTGTAAAGTAAAAGGTAAAATGGGATGTCCTATGTGTGGGAAAAATACTGATAGTATGTGGTTGAAGTTTAGCAGGAAACATGTCTACATGTGTCATAGAAAAGGTTTGGCTCCAACACACAGATATAGGGAAAAGAAGACTTGGTTTGATGGAAAAGTTGAGCATAGGAGAAAGTCAAGAATTTTAACTGGTCATGAAGTTCATCAGAATCTGAAAAACTTCCAAAATGATTTCGGAAATGTGAAAAAGGCtgggatgaagagaaagagaactgTCTATAAAGAACCAGTGTttgacagtgatgatgatgaaagtgaatccgatgaagatgaggaagtaGAAGTAGATGAAGATGAGTTATCAAGGTGGAAGAAAAGATCCATTTTATTTACTCTGCCTTATTGGGAGGATCTACCAGTACGGCATAATTTGGATGTAATGCACATAGAAAAGAATGTGACTCACAGCATTGTATCCACATTGTTGCATTGTGGAAAATCTAAGGATGGTCTTAATGCTCGTAAGGATCTTCAACATCTTGGTCTAAGAAAAGAGTTGCATCCTACCACAAAAGGAAAGAGAACATATCTTCCAGCAGCACCTTGGTCTTTGTccaagaatgagaagaagattttttgCAAACGACTATTTCATTTTAAAGGTCCAGATGGATACTGTTCTAATATTTCAAGAGGAGTTTCAGTAGAAGAGTGTAAGGNAAGTGATGCTccagcatttttaacaaatccagATGAAGATCACCTCGCCAAGCTTTTAGGACCTGACAATTCTGGTAGGCTGAGGGCAATGGGTAGAGGCATGAGTAAGACCAAATTAGCTTGTTTACAAATGCAGAGCAAGTGTATGGCTGAAATGGAAGAGCGGcaagtaaaattagtaaaacaggTCAATGCCTTGGAAAGTGAACTTGGCAGAATCAAGAATCAGGTTAGATACTTAAGAGTTCTCTACTATTCATCAGCCAGTTAGAgtaatataaattgatgttatttttgtttatgttacagagaccagaagctgaaatggatgaaaactcagctgcaagagtaacatattcttacttcttttcatatcagctaagtgattcttcttagtgtcgtttatgattcttagttgctcatgaaattgttgcagagtgtaaacaaaagagcacatcctaagtgtgtgtttgttgattggtctgacattgatgaaaatgttggtgagggtcggattctttcttctgatccggATGACATAGTGAATGACTGTCGTCTTGGCCCTTATGATCTCAAAGTGTTAGTTGAAGCTGCATATAAACCAGATGCATTTCTATGGAGACCTGCacaaaagatctttcatatgaaagaagctgttggaCATATAATCGCATGGCCAACTGATAAGTGTAGACTGGTagacaacaacatccaaatggaagacattgcccctatggtatttataatttctagcaATGTGTTAGCAATGTATTACCCCTGTCtataatgctaattaattatattggatttgtttactgattgtgtttaacagggtatacaaggaaacaaatgtaaactatTGGATTTGTCTAAGGGTGACGTCATTGTTGCTGAGGGGCGTTGGGAGACACAAGAACCAAGTGCGTTGGTTAACGGAATTCCTCTTGGACCAAAAGCAGTTAAAGTATTTGTGGATTCAGTAAAGCAGCCTGATACATCACTATGGAGACCTACAGCTGAAATGTCATTTCTTGAGGACTGTTTGATGGCTTACGTATCTTGGCCCCTGAGtaaggttgattttgaaaatccctcaactccaactggtcagaatgctacatcacatgcttctttgtctgcatcaaaggccaagtctgcagccacagcttctaagtctgctacagagtccaaaacttcagcaacagcttcaaaggctgcatcgcaggccaaatctgcatctatgtcttctaagtctgcatctggttctgagtctcctgttgatgatgcaacgggtccaatatcaccaataaagaatactttaccatcacagtctcctctcaggaagtctccagtaagtgttttcatatgttatgaagttgtttttgttaattatatgatgactgatggtttatattgtaaacatggcagcgcattaataaagttatttccaaggagaataagaagtgcaagttgatggatttaactgaaaagaatagggttgtggctgaaggacgatggggaacaaatgatccagaacataaggttcactttactcgcttgggttctaatgcagttaaagtgtggatagatgttgtgaaggtgaaaaatgtaaaagtttggaggccatccgatgaaatagagattattgaagatgcacttagctcctgcattgcttggccagagaacaaggtcattatgtcttaaactgatggttttattgtgtaatgttaagtacttgagattgcttgtttattttggatgttcttgagactttgatggtaaactgatgttcttgagacttttgttatgtattttggatctgagacgtttattaatcagattttatgagattttataaaacaggttatgtgtgctataatcacatatcagaaaatgctataaaagtacaggtaaacgttatgataaaagaatataccatagcacagtaaacaagataaaacagcatttcgcaacagctatattagatatgtataacatagcacgaaaaattaaatattgtataaatttttgcaaaattataatcttgataatacagcagtttattagagctatgctataaaactataacatagcacgaaaaaacaaatgttgtataaattttttcaaaattatgatcttgataatatagcaatttcttaaagctatgttatatttttataacatagcaTACGTAATAAGTGCTATTGTATATGGGGTACATATAATAACAGTGCCCTAAAACAGCGCTCATGAAAACGCTATCAAAGACCTATGATAGCGtttttctctggttaacaatgtgcatatttgttgtagtgaaagaagaaaaagataaacaagTCGATATCATGTAATGGCTTAGTGGGTTTCGCTTTTCCATCTTTTTTGCACATCGATCCACCCGAGTAACCTTCcttcttatttcttcttctaaatttaTAATGCATCTCTCGTACTTATGTTCATTATGCCTATATACCGACGATATATGAATATTTGAGTTTGGACACCTAGAAATTGAAAACGACGTACATGGTCTATACTTATTACCTGGcgtaatttcttttcttttttttttcaaaaagccGTATTTGATACgctgtttgtttatatataggcCAAATACatgaaatcaaaaaaattcaagtaCTGTCTCAACTggtgtaaaataaaaagactctttatatatatatcctaaaaaTCATCAGACTtgaaaaaagttagaaaatgtCTTTCTATTACCATGACTAACCAATCAAAACATCaactaataaattattaaataatcaaaaataacaaaataattatttcaattaCTTTAActacattaaaaagaaaacaaaatatcaaacatattttacaaaaccgaaaaacaaatacaaacataaattgTAGTAGAGAAAACAAGGTAAGAGAAAAGAATTGAATTCGGTTCTATTGCTGGGTGgcaccaaatttttgccagatatgctCAACCAAATCTTTTTCAGACGTTCATGCATTTTCGTATCACGAACGTCATTTCGAATGCTCATCATATTAGTGAGATTCGTTGGCCTATATGAAAAAACGATAAATCCATATGAGAAGTTTCGCTTTCTTATCCCTGATATAACTCCGATGCATCGTAGAAACTAAATTCATATCTttcgtcttccactatcatgttatgcaataTGATACAAGCTCTCATTATCTTGCCTATTTTTTCTTTATCCCAAAAAGGCGTGAGATTCTTCACgattgcaaatcgagcttgcaagactccaaatgcatGCTCTACATTTTTTCGGCATTATTCTTGACATTGAGCGAAGAGTTGTGATTTTTGACCCTGTGGAAGTGTAATTGATTGGAAGAAAGCTTCTCATTTGGGATAGATACCGTCAGTGAGGTAGTATGCCATTTTGTATTGTCGTCCATTGACAACGTAGGTAACTCTCAGAGCTCGACCATCTAGTATATCATCAAACAATGGTGGGCGgtccaaaacattgatatcatttaatgtACCTAGGGATCCAAAAAATGTATgtcaaatccataaatcttaCGAAGCTATAGCCCCTAATATGATTGTCGGTTTTTCAGATCCACGTGAATATTGTCTTTTCCATGTCGTGAGACAATTCTTCCActtccaatgcatacaatctatgATCCCTACCATTCCGGAAAAACACCGGGAAAACCATGATGTTTTCCAGTATACAGTAATTGTTGGAGATCTTCTACTGTAGGCCTTCTGAGGTACTCATCTCCAAAAAGTTTTATAACTTCTTCTACAGATTCTTCAAGACATTTGTGCGCAGTGGTTTCAGCGAGCCGTAGATATTCGTCTACCGCATCTGCTGCACATCCGTATTCCATCATATGAATAGCTGTCGTATATTTTTAAAGTGCGGAAAGACCGAGCCCTCCAGTTGCATCTTGTCTTTGTTTGAAGTACGGAACTCCATTCTCGATACTATTAACAATACGCATGAACAATGGGTTGTTCATTCTAAGCAATGGTAGAACATAACCTGAGTGTAAGTTGGATGCTCAGTAAAATAATCGTTCCATAACCGAATGTGGTCTCCTTCTTGGTCTCTATTAACGTGCACTCTTCTGAATATTGGAGTTGGTGGCTCTTCCGTATGAGTGCACTGGTACTGAATCTCCTCCACTATACTGTCAACTTTCTCCTCCACTAATtcaacaacttcttcatcagAACTCCAATTTGACATCTTGATGAAAAATTTATGGGGTTTTAAGATAGAAATTTTGAGAATTTATTGTGGGATAAAGGCTTcttggttttgggttttaaaagttttattttggaTTACTAAGATTATTTCAACTTTACAAACTGAAAAAACGATTACCAACTGAAAGAGAGATTGAACAAGGTTATGGTCTTACAAAAGGGGAAGAAGGGATGAGAATGAGAGGAATGAATACGATATGTATTCAATGAGAGGAAAGAAGACATTTACTCTAGGACATACAAACTTAACATTTAAGACCTACTACTTGACACTAAAAACAACACCAATTCACGGGCTCAACATGTCACTTGGTACAAAGGCAGCTCCACCTTCACTAGACAACAACCAATTCACAGATTCAACATGTCACTTGGAACAAAGGTAGATCTACCTTCACTAGACAACAACCAATTCACGGACTCAACATGTCACTTGGAACAAAGGTAGCTCCACCTTCACTAGACAACAAGACAACTTCACAT
It encodes the following:
- the LOC104727520 gene encoding uncharacterized protein LOC104727520 — protein: MIICPCKDCRNVVRQLNSVVVEHLVIRGMDEAYKVHSDWYHHGDVKSVDEFQSKPTQWNEEVFELYKAAEFFDQELAFRGDLADQPVGDLSEIAEGEDQQEDEFLAKIRDAETPLYPSCSNHSKLSAIVTLFRIKTHNGWSDKSFNELLQTLPSMLPDGNVFHTSLYDVKKFLKSFHMGYEKIDACVNDCCLFRKKLKKLDKCPKCNASRWKTNKRTNEVKKGVPQKVLRYFPIIPRLKRMFRSEDMAKDLRWHYTNKSTDGKLRHPVDSVTWAQMNEKYPSFAAEERNIRLGLSTDGFNPFNMKNSNYSSWPVLLVNYNLPPHLCMKKENIMLTLLIPGPQQPGNNIDVYLEPLIEDLNHLWKNGELTYDAFSKSTFTLKAMLLWTISDFPAYGNLAGCKVKGKMGCPMCGKNTDSMWLKFSRKHVYMCHRKGLAPTHRYREKKTWFDGKVEHRRKSRILTGHEVHQNLKNFQNDFGNVKKAGMKRKRTVYKEPVFDSDDDESESDEDEEVEVDEDELSRWKKRSILFTLPYWEDLPVRHNLDVMHIEKNVTHSIVSTLLHCGKSKDGLNARKDLQHLGLRKELHPTTKGKRTYLPAAPWSLSKNEKKIFCKRLFHFKGPDGYCSNISRGVSVEECKXSDAPAFLTNPDEDHLAKLLGPDNSGRLRAMGRGMSKTKLACLQMQSKCMAEMEERQVKLVKQVNALESELGRIKNQVRYLRVLYYSSAS